DNA sequence from the Candidatus Cloacimonadota bacterium genome:
CCTTTACGGGCGGGTGCGATTGAGGGTTCGAGCGTGGATCCGAGTTGAGAACGGATTTCATTGTACAGAGTAAGCGTAGTGGTGGGAATACAGGTACCGATGTTGAAAGCTTCCTTACTGCCTTTATCAAATGCCAGAAGGTTTGCCTTTACAACATCAGCGACATACACATAATCCCGAATCATGCCATCAGGCTCATTGGGATAAACGTTTAAAGTACAGGATTCACCCCGAATCAACTTTTCTGTGAAGATCGATACAACACCCGCTTCACCATGTGATACCTGACGGGGACCATAGACATTGGCGTAGCGCAATACTGTGTAATCCAAACCATAATGATGGTTGTAAAAATATAAATAGTCTTCTCCTACCATTTTGTTGATGGCATAAACAGAAATTGGACGGGGTGAAAAAGTTTCGGAGGTAGGGTACTCGTCCGCTTCTCCGTACATTGCTCCTCCGGATGAGATGTATATTACTTTCTTGACCTTATGTTGCACACTTGCCTGTAACAAGTTAATAAGCCCTTTAACGTTTATTTCGGCATCTGTAAGTGGATCTTCTATGGAAAGAGGAACCGAGATTTGAGCGGCATGGTGATCTATGATATCTGGCTGCTCTTCAGCTATTACATTACTAAGGGCAGGATCGCATATATCCATCTCAACAAATTTGGCTTTGGGGTTCAAGTTGCGTTTATATCCGGTTCGGAGGTTATCTACAACAACCACTTCGTGTCCCCTTTCTATACAAGCATCAACCAAATGTGATGCAATAAATCCAGCTCCTCCGGTTACTAATATCTTCATCTCTATACCTCTTCAATCTCGTATTTACCAATTATTTGAACATCTTTGGGATCTATCTTCACCATCACGGCTTGACGTAATATCTCTACCTGCAAACGCACTTCAGATATTTTGTCGTGTCCTTCAACCATACCTCTCATGCCCCTAAAGCTTCCGCTAACTATTTCTACTTCCAAACCCTTAGAAAGCCAAAGCACTTTTTGCAGAGGAACATCTTTTTTGTTGGCAAAACATATGCGCGATAGGTCGTCTAATAACTCTTGTTGATTTATCACGCGAATAAAGCTTACTACATATCCAGATATGGACACACATTCCTTGTCCTTAGCGGAAAGCACCATAAAAATATATCCGGGAAACATGGGGAGAGTGGTTTTCACTTTTTGGCGCTGGTAAACTCGGGTTTTCTTTATCTGAGGAAGGTAGTAATGAATGCTATTTTTGCTTGCATAATCTGCTAATTTCTTTTCACAGCGGGGTTTGCAATACACAACAGACCAGCGTTTATCCTCAGTAGGTATTACCAACTCACCAAATAGTTCATTGATAATTACTGGTTTATGGCTAGACACAAGTATTTTACCTCAATAACGGTAGTGATCCGGTTTATATGGTCCTTCAACAGGGACTCCAATATACTCTGCTTGCTTAACGGTAAGATGGGTTAGCTGAACACCCAGTTTTGCCAAATGGAGGCGGGCAACTTGCTCATCGAGATGTTTGGGTAAGGTATATACTCTGTTTTCGTGAGGATTTTGCCACAGCTCAATTTGAGCTAAAACTTGATTTGTAAAGGAACAACTCATCACAAAGGATGGATGACCAGTGGCATTTCCCAAGTTTACTAGGCGACCTTCAGAGAGAAGGATTATTGCTTTCTCATTTGGAAGCTTAACGAGGTCAACCTGAGCTTTGATTTGCTCCCGTTCCACGCCATCCATATCATACAACTTGTTTACCTGAATCTCGTTATCAAAATGACCAATATTACAAACGATGGCACTATTCTTCATCTTAAGCATGTGGTCTACCCTAATCACGTCACAGTTTCCGGTTGCTGTAACAAAGATATCGGCACACTCTACCATATCATCCAAAGTACGTACCTCAAAACCCTCCATGGCAGCTTGTAGGGCACATATTGGATCTATTTCGCTTACTACAACACGAGCGCCAAATCCTCTCATGCTCTGTGCGCAGCCTTTGCCAACATCTCCATAACCACATATCATCACGGTTTTACCCGCAACCATTACGTCTGTACCCCGTTTGATGCCATCGGCAAGGCTTTCCCGACAGCCATAGAGATTGTCGAATTTACTTTTTGTTACACTATCGTTTACG
Encoded proteins:
- the ahcY gene encoding adenosylhomocysteinase, with protein sequence MDYKIADLNLAKYGRQEIILAEIEMPGLIALRERFATQKPLSGAKITGSLHMTIQTAVLIETLVELGAEVRWASCNIFSTQDHAAAAMVERGIPVFAWKGESLAEYWWCTFQALNWHQDTCDLIVDDGGDATLMVHEGYRLEELYAGNGVLPIADSDNPEFKLVQELIINHLEEDTNRWHRIAKNLKGVSEETTTGVNRLYQMMQQGKLLFPAFNVNDSVTKSKFDNLYGCRESLADGIKRGTDVMVAGKTVMICGYGDVGKGCAQSMRGFGARVVVSEIDPICALQAAMEGFEVRTLDDMVECADIFVTATGNCDVIRVDHMLKMKNSAIVCNIGHFDNEIQVNKLYDMDGVEREQIKAQVDLVKLPNEKAIILLSEGRLVNLGNATGHPSFVMSCSFTNQVLAQIELWQNPHENRVYTLPKHLDEQVARLHLAKLGVQLTHLTVKQAEYIGVPVEGPYKPDHYRY
- a CDS encoding NAD-dependent epimerase/dehydratase family protein, with the protein product MKILVTGGAGFIASHLVDACIERGHEVVVVDNLRTGYKRNLNPKAKFVEMDICDPALSNVIAEEQPDIIDHHAAQISVPLSIEDPLTDAEINVKGLINLLQASVQHKVKKVIYISSGGAMYGEADEYPTSETFSPRPISVYAINKMVGEDYLYFYNHHYGLDYTVLRYANVYGPRQVSHGEAGVVSIFTEKLIRGESCTLNVYPNEPDGMIRDYVYVADVVKANLLAFDKGSKEAFNIGTCIPTTTLTLYNEIRSQLGSTLEPSIAPARKGDLHRSMLNIQKAKHVLNWAPEYSLDRGIPEVVKYYRNLLGEYQ